In one window of Littorina saxatilis isolate snail1 linkage group LG11, US_GU_Lsax_2.0, whole genome shotgun sequence DNA:
- the LOC138980595 gene encoding vacuolar protein sorting-associated protein 11 homolog — translation MAFLQWRRFNFFDKELVKDPATDQPFDLLKEINISACTSGRGNLVIADFEGNIFFINRQLTLTTFKGYEIRVSHLHQMKQHNLLITIGEDEQGVNPIIKVWNLDKMDKGIPACTRLTRAIPANKPTPVTCFTVHENLNFMTVGFENGAVLLFKGDVTRDRHSKPRLIHDAGRPITGLGFKTSGKDVYLFVVTEASVTTINITNKDIKNTLEPFGTTLGNVIMSDATQDNQLVIGRQDAVYFYQHDGRGPCLAFEGEKLQLHWFRGYLIIVSKESKSMPRAPPMGSHSLEMNLVTVYDINNKFIAYTAPYPEVIDIMCEAGAIYILSGDRKLYQLQEKDTSTKLEILFKKNNYLLAISLAKSQQLDQDGLMAIFTQYGDHLYAKGDHDGSIQQYIRTIGKLEASYVIRKFLDAQKIHNLTKYLQALHKSQLATEEHTTLLLNCYTKLKDVSKLDEFIMTKDREVDFDVETAIKVCRQAGYHRHALSLAEKHEKHEWYLKIQLEDIRDYQAALTYIARLDFDAAETNMKQYGKILMSEAPQKTTELLKRLCTDYKPTNQPLVDQTSLEGAVPRIQRAHAEEFIHIFVNNSAQLTEFLEHMVEVQPNSSSLVYNTLLELYLHDMVHEKSITARVDRERKTLELLKNPDAGYSMEQAMVLCQVNNFKAGILYLYEKAHLYQQILQYHMEHNEFVHVMETCKKFGQQDPDLWTHALSYFAQRESQCKPQLMEVLSHIDKKNLMSPLLVVQTLAHNSTATLSVLKDYIIRRLQLEQDQMGEDVRLIRQYQDDTAKKRTQIHELQTSAKIFQASKCNICNHTLELPSVHFLCEPHSYHQHCFESYSESEMECPACAPENRKFMDIIRAQEMTRDTHESFHNQLERAPDGFAVVADYFGRGLFNAPKPSK, via the exons ATGGCGTTCCTACAG TGGCGTCGTTTCAACTTCTTTGACAAGGAGTTGGTAAAAGATCCTGCCACAGACCAACCTTTTGATTTGCTGAAG GAGATAAACATCTCAGCATGCACAAGTGGGCGTGGCAATCTGGTCATCGCAGACTTCGAAGGCAACATCTTCTTCATCAATCGGCAGCTGACCTTGACCACCTTCAAAGGTTACGAGATCCGCGTGTCACATCTTCACCAGATGAAACAGCACAACCTTCTCATCACTATTGGG GAAGATGAGCAAGGCGTGAACCCGATCATCAAGGTCTGGAACCTGGATAAG ATGGACAAAGGAATTCCTGCCTGTACCAGACTGACACGAGCCATCCCTGCCAACAAACCCACGCCT GTGACCTGTTTCACGGTCCATGAAAATCTCAACTTCATGACCGTTGGCTTTGAAAATGGCGCTGTCCTGCTCTTCAAAGGGGACGTCACTCGAGACAG ACACAGCAAGCCTCGGCTTATTCATGACGCAGGTCGACCAATCACAGGGCTGGGGTTCAAGACTTCAGGCAAAGATGTGTACCTGTTTGTGGTGACTGAAGCCAGTGTCACTACCATAAACATTACCAACAAAGACAttaag AATACCCTGGAACCGTTTGGCACTACGTTGGGTAACGTGATCATGAGCGACGCTACTCAAGATAACCAGCTTGTCATTGGCCGACAAGACGCGGTGTATTTCTACCAGCATGACGGCAGAGGACCATGCCTTGCGTTTGAAGGAGAAAAGTTACAGCTTCACTGGTTCAGAGGCTACCTCATTATCGTCAGCAAAGAGAGCAAGTCTATGCCTCGCGCCCCTCCCAT GGGCAGCCACAGCCTGGAGATGAACCTGGTGACAGTGTACGACATCAACAACAAGTTCATCGCCTACACCGCCCCCTACCCTGAGGTCATCGACATCATGTGCGAGGCCGGGGCCATCTATATCCTGTCAGGTGACAGAAAG CTGTACCAGCTGCAAGAAAAGGACACGTCAACTAAGCTTGAGATTCTGTTCAAGAAAAACAACTATCTTTTGGCCATCAG CCTTGCCAAGAGCCAGCAGCTGGACCAGGACGGGCTGATGGCCATCTTCACGCAGTACGGCGACCACCTCTACGCAAAGGGAGACCATGACGGGTCCATACAGCAGTACATCCGCACCATCGGCAAGCTGGAGGCATCCTACGTCATACGAAAG TTTCTGGACGCCCAGAAGATCCACAACCTGACCAAGTACCTGCAGGCGCTGCACAAGTCTCAGCTGGCCACGGAGGAACACACCACCCTGCTGCTCAACTGCTATACCAAGCTCAAGGACGTCTCCAAGCTGGATGAGTTCATTATG ACCAAAGATCGCGAGGTGGACTTTGACGTGGAAACAGCCATCAAGGTGTGCCGTCAAGCAGGCTATCACCGCCACGCTCTCTCGCTGGCGGAAAAACACGAGAAACACGAGTGGTACCTGAAGATACAGCTGGAGGACATCCGAGACTACCAGGCCGCGCTGACCTACATTGCAAGGCTGGACTTTGATGCT GCTGAGACTAACATGAAGCAGTACGGCAAGATCTTGATGTCTGAAGCTCCACAGAAAACAACAGAACTCTTGAAGAGGCTCTGTACAGACTACAAGCCCACCAATC AGCCCCTGGTGGACCAGACGAGCCTGGAGGGCGCTGTTCCCAGAATCCAACGGGCCCACGCGGAGGAGTTCATTCACATCTTCGTCAACAACTCGGCACAGCTGACCGAGTTCCTTGAACACATGGTGGAG GTTCAGCCCAACTCTTCCAGTCTCGTCTACAACACATTGCTGGAACTTTATCTTCATGACATGGTCCATGAAAAGTCCATCACT GCTAGAGTGGACAGGGAGAGAAAAACGCTGGAGCTGTTGAAGAACCCTGAT GCAGGATACAGCATGGAACAGGCCATGGTGCTGTGTCAGGTCAACAACTTCAAGGCTGGCATCCTCTACCTGTACGAAAAGGCACACCT atatcAGCAGATTCTGCAGTACCACATGGAACATAATGAGTTTGTTCACGTCATGGAGACATGCAAAAAGTTTGG GCAACAAGATCCAGATCTGTGGACGCACGCCCTGTCTTACTTTGCTCAGAGAGAGTCCCAGTGCAAGCCCCAGCTCATGGAGGTCTTGTCTC acattgacaagaagaaccTGATGTCTCCGCTGCTGGTTGTACAGACGTTGGCCCACAATTCCACTGCAACCCTGTCCGTATTGAAG GACTACATCATCCGCAGACTCCAGCTGGAGCAGGACCAGATGGGGGAGGACGTGCGACTGATCCGGCAGTACCAGGATGACACCGCCAAGAAACGCACACAGATACATGAGCTGCAGACCTC AGCCAAGATTTTCCAGGCATCCAAGTGCAATATCTGTAATCACACGTTGGAACTCCCCTCCGTACACTTCTTGTGTGAGCCCCACTCCTATCATCAACA ttgCTTTGAGAGCTACTCCGAGAGTGAGATGGAATGTCCTGCTTGTGCACCAGAAAACAG GAAATTCATGGACATTATTCGAGCTCAGGAGATGACCCGGGATACTCACGAGTCATTCCATAACCAG TTGGAAAGGGCACCAGATGGGTTTGCAGTGGTTGCTGACTATTTCGGACGAGGTCTGTTCAACGCTCCAAAACCTAGCAAATGA